A DNA window from Bacteroidales bacterium contains the following coding sequences:
- a CDS encoding TonB-dependent receptor, producing MKKISLLLVMLFAAIQIYAQRISGTITNESGEKLPGVTVKLKGTYLIAITDKDGFFNFKNITAGNYIFEAAYIGYENFEKNIEVSGKDIKADFVLKVSDIVTDEVVITALRADLNTPVAYTNIEKEDIDKYNTGQDIPYLLDMTPSVVVSSDAGTGIGYTSMRIRGTDMTRINVTLDGIPLNDSESHGVWWVNMPDFASSVDNIQIQRGAGTSTNGAAAFGANVNFVTNKLNIKAYADVNWTLGSFNTRKATYKAGTGLLGNHFTFDARLSKIHSDGFIDRARSDLESYYVSGAYVDKKNYFKINIFRGTEETYQAWNGVPKDSLETNRTYNSYTYENEVDHYTQKHYQMFYTRKFNKYFNLNIALHHTKGEGYYEQYKEDEDFADYGLDNKIIGTDTIESTNLIRRKWLDNNFTGAIYSLRYSINNLNVVFGGAWNKYDGDHFGRIIWAEYASNGNIRHEWYNNKGSKTDINEYLKINYSILSNLNFWADLQYRMIDYNINGNHDDLRDITQANSYNFFNPKAGLSYNIDQNQNSYFSFAVANREPSRSNFRDAAEGEEFVPETLYDFEAGYKLALNKLAFNLNLYYMSYKDQLILTGEINDVGAYIMSNVPESYRAGAELSSGIKLTDFAEWKLNATYSRNKIKNLTAYVDNWDTWGQEPEVYSETDISFSPEIIAGSELSFDIFKGFNASLISKFVGKQFIDNTSNDERSLDSYFVNNLRLSYTFNTKKIKEIGFNLFVNNVFNEMYETNAWVYRYYSGGEHYVMDGYFPQAGINFLAGISLRF from the coding sequence ATGAAAAAAATAAGTTTATTATTAGTTATGCTGTTTGCAGCAATACAAATTTATGCTCAAAGAATCAGCGGAACAATTACAAATGAATCAGGAGAGAAATTGCCCGGTGTTACTGTCAAATTAAAAGGAACTTATCTTATTGCAATAACAGATAAAGACGGATTTTTTAATTTTAAAAATATTACTGCCGGTAATTATATTTTTGAAGCCGCGTATATCGGTTATGAAAACTTTGAAAAGAATATTGAAGTTTCCGGAAAGGATATTAAAGCAGATTTTGTATTAAAAGTATCGGATATTGTTACTGACGAAGTTGTGATAACTGCATTAAGAGCAGATTTGAATACACCGGTAGCTTATACGAATATTGAGAAGGAAGATATTGATAAATACAATACCGGACAGGATATTCCGTATTTGTTGGATATGACACCTTCAGTAGTCGTAAGTTCGGATGCAGGTACAGGAATCGGTTATACGTCCATGCGAATAAGAGGAACAGATATGACCCGCATAAATGTTACACTTGACGGAATTCCTTTAAATGACTCTGAATCGCACGGAGTGTGGTGGGTGAATATGCCTGATTTTGCATCTTCTGTTGACAACATTCAAATTCAAAGAGGGGCGGGGACTTCCACAAACGGAGCAGCTGCATTCGGAGCAAATGTAAATTTTGTTACAAATAAGTTAAATATAAAAGCTTATGCCGATGTAAATTGGACACTTGGTTCATTTAACACAAGAAAAGCAACTTACAAAGCAGGAACAGGCTTACTCGGGAATCATTTTACTTTTGATGCACGTCTTTCAAAAATACATTCAGACGGCTTTATTGACAGAGCAAGGTCTGATTTAGAGTCTTATTATGTTTCGGGAGCATATGTTGATAAAAAAAACTATTTTAAAATTAATATTTTCAGAGGAACAGAAGAAACTTATCAAGCATGGAACGGAGTACCGAAAGATTCACTTGAAACAAACAGAACTTATAATTCTTATACATACGAAAATGAAGTTGACCACTATACACAAAAGCATTATCAAATGTTTTATACTCGAAAATTCAATAAATATTTTAATTTGAATATTGCTTTGCATCATACAAAAGGTGAAGGATATTATGAGCAATATAAAGAAGATGAAGACTTTGCTGATTACGGTTTGGATAATAAAATAATTGGAACTGACACAATAGAAAGTACGAATTTAATACGCAGAAAGTGGTTGGATAATAATTTTACAGGTGCAATATATTCCTTACGTTATTCAATAAATAATTTAAATGTGGTGTTTGGCGGTGCTTGGAATAAATATGACGGAGACCATTTCGGAAGGATAATTTGGGCTGAATATGCAAGTAACGGAAATATCAGGCATGAATGGTATAATAATAAGGGTAGCAAGACAGATATAAACGAATATTTAAAGATAAATTACAGTATTTTGTCAAATTTGAATTTTTGGGCAGATCTTCAATACAGAATGATTGATTATAACATAAACGGAAATCATGATGATTTGAGGGACATAACACAAGCAAATTCATATAATTTTTTTAATCCGAAAGCAGGTTTAAGTTATAATATTGACCAAAATCAAAACTCTTATTTCTCATTTGCAGTTGCTAATCGTGAACCTTCAAGAAGTAATTTCAGAGATGCAGCAGAGGGAGAGGAATTTGTTCCTGAAACTTTATATGATTTTGAAGCCGGTTATAAATTAGCATTAAATAAACTTGCTTTTAATCTGAACTTATATTACATGAGCTATAAAGACCAGCTAATTTTAACCGGAGAAATTAATGATGTCGGGGCGTATATCATGAGCAATGTTCCGGAAAGTTACAGAGCAGGTGCAGAGCTTTCGTCAGGAATTAAATTGACCGATTTTGCCGAATGGAAATTAAATGCAACATACAGCAGAAATAAAATCAAGAATTTAACAGCTTATGTTGATAACTGGGATACTTGGGGACAAGAACCCGAAGTTTATTCAGAGACTGATATATCTTTTTCACCTGAAATTATTGCAGGAAGTGAATTGTCTTTTGATATTTTTAAAGGATTCAATGCAAGTTTGATTTCAAAATTTGTAGGTAAACAGTTTATAGATAATACATCAAATGATGAACGTTCTTTAGATTCGTATTTTGTAAATAATTTGAGATTAAGCTATACGTTTAATACAAAGAAGATTAAAGAAATTGGTTTTAATCTGTTTGTGAATAATGTATTTAATGAAATGTACGAAACAAATGCTTGGGTTTACAGATATTATTCAGGAGGAGAACATTATGTGATGGACGGTTATTTTCCGCAAGCGGGGATTAATTTCTTGGCGGGGATTAGTTTGAGGTTTTAG
- a CDS encoding cold shock domain-containing protein — protein MNKGTVKFFNETKGFGFISDEETNKEYFVHASGLIDEIRDGDAVEFELQEGKKGLNAVNVKVI, from the coding sequence ATGAATAAAGGAACAGTAAAATTTTTCAATGAAACTAAAGGATTTGGTTTTATTAGTGATGAGGAAACAAACAAAGAATACTTTGTACATGCTTCCGGATTAATTGATGAAATTCGTGACGGTGATGCAGTAGAGTTTGAATTACAGGAAGGTAAAAAAGGACTGAACGCAGTAAATGTTAAAGTTATTTAA